The Thermomonospora amylolytica sequence GGGGCGAGGCGTCCAAGGGCAAGACCGCCGGCCGGGGCACCAAGGGCACCAAGGCCCGCGCCACCGTGCCGGTCGGCTTCGAGGGCGGCCAGATGCCGCTGATCCGGCGGGTGCCCAAGCTCAAGGGCTTCAAGAACCCGTTCCGGGTCGAGTACCAGGTGGTCAACCTGGACAAGCTGACCGAGCTGTACCCGCAGGGCGGCGAGGTCACCCCCGAGGACCTGGCGGCCAAGGGCGCGGTTCGCAAGAACCAGCCGGTCAAGGTTCTCGGCAACGGTGAGATCTCCGTGGCGGTCCAGGTGAGGGCGCACGCCTTCTCCGCCTCCGCCAAGGAGAAGATCGCCGCGGCCGGCGGCTCGGCCGACGTACTGTAGGCATGACCACGACGACGCCGGGGCTCGGGTTCCGTTCGGCACAGACCTCGCGGTCGACGCCGAGCGGAAGGCGAGCCCCGGTCGCGTCTGCTGTTATTGTTCGACCGGCTGGTATCGACATCCCGTACCGCACCGCTGCGGCGGGATGCGACGCCGCCATTGCAGGAACCGGCCCGCACCGCGGCCATCGACACCGATTCGCGCAGGAGGACTGGTGCTAACGGCGATCACTCGGGCGTTCCGTACCCCCGACCTGCGCAAGAAACTGCTGTTCACGCTGTTCATCATCGTGGTCTTCCGGATCGGCTCGCAGCTGCCGACCCCGGGGGTCAACACCGAGGCGATCCGGGAGGCGGTCCGGGGCGCCCGGGAGAACGGCGACACCGGTCAGCTCTACGGGCTGGTGGACCTGTTCAGCGGTGGCGCGCTGTTGAAACTTTCGGTGTTCGCGCTGGGGATCATGCCGTACATCACGGCGAGCATCATCCTCCAGCTGCTGACGGTGGTGATCCCCCGGCTGGAGGCCCTCAAGAAGGAGGGCCAGGCCGGCACGAGCAAGATCACCCAGTACACCCGGTACCTGACCATCGGGCTGGCGATCCTGCAGGCGACCGGCATCGTGGCGATGGCCGCCACCGGGCGGCTGTTCCCCAACGCCGGGGACGTGCTGTACAAGACCGACCTGTTCACGATCATCACCATGGTGATCGTGATGACCGCCGGCACCTCGGTGATCATGTGGCTGGGCGAGCTGATCACCGACCGCGGCGTCGGCAACGGCATGTCGATCCTGATCTTCACCCAGGTGGTGGCGGTCTTCCCGGCCCAGTTCTGGGCCATCTACAAGGCCAAGGGCGCGTTCGCGTTCGGCCTGGTGATGCTGGTCGGCCTGGCCATCATGGCCGGGGTGGTGTTCGTCGAGCAGGCCCAGCGCCGCATCCCGGTGCAGTACGCCAAGCGGATGGTCGGCCGGCGGATGTACGGCGGCACCTCCACCTACATCCCGCTGAAGGTCAACCAGGCCGGCATCATCCCTGT is a genomic window containing:
- the rplO gene encoding 50S ribosomal protein L15; translation: MADVTEGGPLKVHDLRPAPGANKRKIRKGRGEASKGKTAGRGTKGTKARATVPVGFEGGQMPLIRRVPKLKGFKNPFRVEYQVVNLDKLTELYPQGGEVTPEDLAAKGAVRKNQPVKVLGNGEISVAVQVRAHAFSASAKEKIAAAGGSADVL
- the secY gene encoding preprotein translocase subunit SecY, coding for MLTAITRAFRTPDLRKKLLFTLFIIVVFRIGSQLPTPGVNTEAIREAVRGARENGDTGQLYGLVDLFSGGALLKLSVFALGIMPYITASIILQLLTVVIPRLEALKKEGQAGTSKITQYTRYLTIGLAILQATGIVAMAATGRLFPNAGDVLYKTDLFTIITMVIVMTAGTSVIMWLGELITDRGVGNGMSILIFTQVVAVFPAQFWAIYKAKGAFAFGLVMLVGLAIMAGVVFVEQAQRRIPVQYAKRMVGRRMYGGTSTYIPLKVNQAGIIPVIFASSLLYLPVLATQLWPENEWMVKIQPYLQQDNPWHMAVFFGFIIFFTYFYVAITFNPTEVADNMKKYGGFIPGIRPGRPTAEYLDYVLTRITTPGALYLGLVALIPMVAFALMQAADDFPFGGTSILIVVGVGLDTVKQIESQLQQRNYEGFLR